In Synechococcus sp. KORDI-100, a single window of DNA contains:
- a CDS encoding tetratricopeptide repeat protein, translating to MPRVTTALAAALALFLPIGRPLLVGLTPAVGISTGLLSTQIAYAQSAGAFFDSGVAKSDRGDLQGAISDYTKAIEYDPNYALFYNNRGAARER from the coding sequence ATGCCTCGCGTCACAACTGCACTTGCTGCTGCCTTAGCGCTGTTCTTGCCGATAGGACGTCCGTTGCTGGTTGGGCTGACACCTGCTGTTGGAATTAGTACAGGGTTGCTGTCAACTCAGATAGCCTATGCACAAAGTGCTGGCGCTTTTTTCGATTCAGGTGTCGCAAAATCGGACCGTGGAGATTTGCAAGGTGCCATTTCTGATTACACAAAAGCAATTGAGTACGACCCGAATTATGCTCTGTTCTATAACAATCGTGGAGCTGCCAGGGAGAGATGA
- a CDS encoding OsmC family protein: protein MRCDGCNPCRENSPGVQRGTRLIWAIGLAVANLLVSFLSDVTSISSSYSGQLRCSSVHSPSGSVLETDAPTDNQGKGERFSPTDLVATALNTCILTIMGIVAESHGWDLKGCVARVEKVMTSKAPRRIALLEVWIELPPHIDSKARRILEKAAENCPVKMSLDGAVPMRFHWS, encoded by the coding sequence ATGCGCTGCGATGGATGCAATCCGTGTAGGGAAAACAGTCCTGGCGTTCAGAGAGGAACAAGGCTGATTTGGGCCATCGGCTTGGCTGTTGCCAACCTGTTGGTGAGTTTTCTGAGCGACGTGACATCAATCAGCAGCAGCTACAGCGGGCAACTGCGCTGTAGCTCGGTTCACTCCCCGTCAGGTTCAGTCCTGGAAACAGATGCCCCAACCGATAACCAAGGGAAGGGTGAGCGCTTTTCACCCACCGACCTTGTTGCGACAGCACTCAACACCTGCATCCTGACGATCATGGGGATCGTTGCTGAAAGCCATGGCTGGGATCTCAAGGGATGCGTAGCCCGGGTCGAGAAGGTCATGACCTCAAAGGCCCCCCGCAGGATCGCCCTGCTCGAGGTTTGGATTGAGCTGCCCCCTCACATCGATTCCAAGGCACGAAGAATTCTGGAGAAAGCTGCTGAAAACTGCCCGGTCAAAATGAGTCTTGATGGGGCGGTACCGATGAGGTTCCACTGGAGTTGA
- a CDS encoding helix-turn-helix domain-containing protein: MAPRRLTDPEKQELVGRYKAGESTAALAVAYSCSPNTVSRTVKALLPADAYQALKASRLKSKPAVSEPAACLQDDVSADSTSVPASNLDAGDEGEDPGTLALDDAEDFGDEPDEDSDDHDSSSSDFETFHELVPLADVGNLTDNRRLEPLPLTAGLLPTCVYMLVDKVVELDAKPLSDFLELGPLDETEQQRQGLCLYSSPRTAKRQCGRSQRVIKVPDTSVFERTSSYLLARGITRLVMEGTLIAIDSEV, from the coding sequence ATGGCTCCAAGGCGTCTCACAGATCCCGAGAAGCAGGAGCTGGTTGGCCGTTACAAGGCTGGTGAATCGACAGCGGCGCTGGCTGTTGCTTACTCCTGCAGTCCCAACACGGTGAGTCGGACCGTCAAGGCCTTGCTCCCTGCAGACGCCTACCAGGCACTCAAGGCCAGTCGCCTGAAATCCAAGCCAGCCGTGTCAGAGCCTGCGGCATGTCTGCAGGACGACGTATCCGCTGATTCGACGTCGGTTCCTGCCTCTAACCTTGACGCGGGAGATGAGGGTGAGGACCCGGGGACCCTCGCCCTGGATGACGCTGAAGACTTCGGCGATGAACCCGACGAGGATTCAGACGACCACGACAGCTCCAGCTCCGATTTCGAGACGTTTCACGAGCTTGTCCCCCTGGCAGATGTTGGAAACCTCACCGACAACCGCCGGCTTGAGCCGCTGCCCTTAACGGCTGGTCTGCTCCCCACCTGCGTTTACATGTTGGTGGACAAGGTGGTGGAACTCGATGCCAAGCCATTGAGCGATTTCCTGGAACTGGGGCCGCTTGATGAAACGGAGCAACAGCGCCAAGGCCTCTGTCTTTACAGCAGTCCCCGAACGGCAAAACGCCAGTGCGGCCGCAGTCAGCGGGTGATCAAGGTTCCGGATACCAGCGTGTTTGAACGCACCAGTTCCTACCTGCTGGCCAGGGGGATCACCCGGCTGGTGATGGAAGGAACCCTGATTGCGATTGATTCAGAGGTTTGA
- the rsmI gene encoding 16S rRNA (cytidine(1402)-2'-O)-methyltransferase translates to MQRPEPAPGTLYLVGTPIGNLGDLSPRARELLRQVDVIACEDTRHSGQLLGSLGAKGRKLSFHQHNTRSRLPQLVELLKQPLSLALISDAGLPGISDPGEALVTAARAEGHEVICIPGPCAATTALVSSGLPSGRFCFEGFLPTKGRERQQRLAEIAKETRTTVIYEAPHRLLALLDAIASQCGEDRPLLVARELTKRYEQHIGPTVGAARRHFREHAPQGECTLVLGGAPSQAIIQPSEAELLRRLEEHIEAGASASVAARQLAEETGTSRRELYALLHRRTPH, encoded by the coding sequence ATGCAGCGGCCGGAGCCAGCACCTGGAACGCTGTACTTGGTCGGGACTCCGATTGGCAATCTCGGCGATCTCTCTCCAAGAGCCAGAGAACTGCTCCGCCAGGTTGACGTGATCGCCTGCGAGGACACACGCCATAGCGGTCAACTGCTTGGCAGCCTGGGGGCCAAGGGGCGAAAGCTCAGTTTCCACCAGCACAACACCCGAAGCCGACTGCCGCAGCTGGTCGAGCTTCTGAAACAACCGCTCAGCCTTGCTCTGATCAGTGATGCCGGATTGCCTGGGATCAGTGATCCCGGCGAAGCACTGGTGACAGCAGCACGCGCCGAGGGCCACGAGGTGATCTGCATCCCGGGTCCTTGTGCGGCCACAACAGCTCTGGTCAGCAGCGGTCTCCCCAGCGGACGGTTTTGCTTTGAGGGTTTTCTGCCGACAAAGGGGCGGGAGCGTCAGCAAAGGCTTGCAGAGATCGCCAAGGAAACCCGCACCACCGTGATCTATGAAGCGCCACACCGCCTGCTGGCCCTCCTGGATGCCATTGCATCCCAGTGCGGCGAGGACCGGCCCCTACTGGTCGCCAGAGAACTAACCAAGCGATACGAGCAGCACATCGGCCCAACGGTGGGTGCCGCAAGGAGGCACTTTCGTGAGCACGCGCCCCAGGGGGAATGCACTCTTGTTCTCGGGGGAGCTCCGTCACAGGCCATCATTCAGCCCAGCGAAGCGGAACTGCTGCGTCGGCTTGAAGAACACATCGAAGCCGGAGCCAGCGCCAGCGTTGCTGCACGACAATTGGCGGAAGAGACCGGCACCTCCCGCCGCGAGCTGTACGCCCTTCTGCATCGGCGCACGCCACACTGA
- a CDS encoding 3'(2'),5'-bisphosphate nucleotidase CysQ, with protein MPSSALLPAGVSMDGLLAELRRLSWGAADILRAYARGDQPPHGFPKALRVEDGGDGPVSAADLAVNRWLLDGLSSAFPDADWTLLSEETAKEQLTEGVPLEAEWLWILDPLDGTKDFLQGTGEYAVHLALVKGQRPVLGVVLLPEADELWIGVVGEAAWCEDRTGQRSPVRFSQRSDLSDLILVASRSHRDERLEALISALQLGGSRAVGSVGCKVATILRGETDLYISLSGRSAPKDWDMAAPEAVLLAAGGRFTHANLKELTYNTGDVRQAGCLIASHGKAHAALGECAARAMASIDPGFPV; from the coding sequence ATGCCCAGCTCTGCCCTTCTGCCTGCCGGCGTTTCCATGGATGGGCTCCTGGCCGAGTTGAGACGGCTGAGCTGGGGTGCCGCAGACATTCTTCGCGCCTACGCCAGAGGCGACCAACCTCCCCATGGCTTTCCAAAGGCCCTGCGTGTTGAAGATGGAGGAGATGGTCCGGTGTCTGCCGCTGATCTGGCCGTGAATCGTTGGTTGCTCGATGGTCTGAGCAGCGCATTCCCAGATGCTGACTGGACTTTGCTCAGCGAGGAAACAGCAAAAGAGCAGCTCACCGAGGGGGTGCCACTCGAGGCTGAATGGCTGTGGATTCTCGATCCTCTCGATGGCACCAAGGATTTTCTGCAAGGCACCGGTGAGTACGCCGTTCATCTCGCCCTCGTGAAGGGGCAACGGCCTGTGTTGGGTGTGGTGCTCTTGCCTGAAGCGGATGAATTGTGGATCGGTGTGGTCGGGGAAGCTGCCTGGTGTGAGGACCGAACGGGGCAGCGTTCTCCGGTTCGCTTCAGTCAGCGTTCAGATCTGTCTGATCTGATTCTTGTCGCCAGTCGCAGTCATCGGGATGAGCGCCTGGAAGCACTGATCTCAGCGCTTCAGCTTGGTGGCTCGCGGGCGGTTGGAAGCGTGGGTTGCAAGGTCGCCACGATCCTTCGAGGTGAAACGGACCTCTACATCTCACTCTCCGGTCGCAGTGCTCCGAAGGACTGGGATATGGCGGCGCCTGAAGCGGTGTTGCTGGCGGCTGGAGGCCGATTCACCCACGCCAATCTGAAGGAACTCACTTACAACACAGGCGATGTGCGCCAAGCGGGCTGCCTGATCGCCAGCCATGGCAAGGCCCACGCTGCACTCGGTGAGTGTGCGGCGCGGGCTATGGCCAGCATTGATCCCGGTTTTCCCGTCTGA
- a CDS encoding polyribonucleotide nucleotidyltransferase encodes MQGQTQSISFDGREIRLTTGRFAPQAGGSVLVECGDTSVLVTSTRSGGREGIDFLPLICDYEERLYAAGRIPGSYQRRESRPPERATLTARLIDRPMRPLFPGWLRDDLQVVATCLSLDERVPADVLAVTGASIATLLAKIPFNGPMAAVRVGLLGDDFVLNPSYREIERGDLDLVVAGTPDGVVMVEAGANQLPEGDVIEAIDFGYEAICELIKAQQTLLKDLGIEQVKLEAPEEDKTLPTFLSKQCTKGISEVLKKFDQSKDQRDKALETVKSAAAEAISALKEDDAVRKAVASNSKLLGNSFKALTKSLMRQQILKDGKRVDGRGLDEVRQISAMAGVLPRRVHGSGLFQRGLTQVLSTATLGTPSDAQEMDDLHPNTEKIYLHHYNFPPYSVGETRPMRSPGRREIGHGALAERAILPVLPEKDTFPYVVRVVSEVLSSNGSTSMGSVCGSTLSLMDAGVPLKAPVSGAAMGLIKEGKEVRILTDIQGIEDFLGDMDFKVAGTEKGITALQMDMKITGLSVRTVAEAVNQARPARLHILEKMLEAIAAPRDVLSPHAPRLLSFRIDPELIGTVIGPGGRTIKGITERTNTKIDIEDSGIVTIASHDGAAAEEAQRIIEGLTRKVNEGELFTGSITRIIPIGAFVEILPGKEGMIHISQLSEARVEKVDDVVKVGDEVTVRVREIDNRGRINLTLRGVPQNGESGELEPVPTPVAPLN; translated from the coding sequence GTGCAAGGACAAACCCAGTCGATCTCGTTTGACGGACGTGAGATTCGACTGACCACCGGGCGATTTGCCCCCCAGGCGGGAGGCTCCGTCTTGGTTGAGTGCGGAGACACCTCCGTCCTCGTGACCTCCACCCGTTCAGGCGGACGGGAAGGCATCGATTTTCTACCTCTCATTTGCGACTACGAGGAGCGTCTCTACGCAGCGGGACGAATTCCAGGCAGCTACCAACGTCGGGAGAGCCGCCCCCCCGAGCGCGCCACCCTCACGGCGCGTCTGATTGACCGGCCGATGCGCCCACTGTTTCCGGGCTGGTTGCGGGACGACCTGCAGGTTGTCGCCACCTGCCTGTCTCTGGATGAGCGGGTGCCTGCCGATGTGCTCGCCGTGACGGGAGCCTCGATTGCCACCCTGCTGGCGAAGATTCCGTTCAACGGCCCGATGGCTGCGGTGCGTGTAGGCCTGCTCGGTGACGATTTCGTGCTGAATCCCAGCTACAGGGAAATCGAGCGGGGTGATCTGGATCTTGTTGTCGCCGGAACACCTGATGGTGTGGTGATGGTGGAGGCGGGAGCCAACCAGTTGCCGGAAGGCGATGTCATTGAAGCCATCGACTTCGGCTATGAAGCGATCTGCGAACTGATCAAGGCGCAACAGACCCTGCTGAAGGACCTTGGCATCGAACAGGTGAAACTCGAGGCACCTGAGGAGGACAAAACGCTGCCGACCTTCCTGAGCAAACAGTGCACCAAAGGCATCAGCGAGGTGCTCAAGAAATTCGATCAGAGCAAGGACCAGCGCGACAAGGCCCTTGAGACCGTCAAGAGTGCTGCGGCAGAAGCCATCTCAGCGCTGAAAGAGGACGATGCCGTGCGCAAGGCCGTCGCCTCCAATTCCAAGTTGCTGGGCAACAGCTTCAAGGCCCTCACCAAGAGCCTGATGCGGCAGCAGATCCTCAAGGATGGGAAGCGCGTTGATGGCCGCGGCCTCGACGAAGTGCGCCAGATCAGTGCCATGGCTGGTGTTCTGCCGCGGCGGGTGCATGGATCCGGCCTGTTCCAACGGGGCCTGACCCAGGTGCTCTCCACAGCCACGCTGGGAACACCGAGTGATGCCCAGGAGATGGATGACCTCCATCCCAACACCGAAAAGATTTATCTGCACCACTACAACTTCCCCCCCTATTCCGTCGGCGAGACACGCCCGATGCGTTCACCCGGACGCCGCGAAATCGGCCATGGAGCCCTGGCCGAGCGCGCGATTCTTCCTGTCCTGCCCGAGAAAGACACTTTCCCCTACGTGGTGCGTGTGGTGAGCGAAGTGCTCAGTTCCAACGGCTCAACCTCCATGGGTTCGGTCTGCGGCAGCACTCTCTCGCTGATGGACGCCGGTGTTCCGCTCAAGGCACCGGTGAGCGGCGCTGCAATGGGACTGATCAAGGAAGGCAAGGAGGTTCGCATCCTCACGGACATCCAGGGGATCGAGGATTTCCTCGGCGACATGGATTTCAAAGTGGCTGGAACCGAGAAGGGGATCACCGCCCTTCAGATGGACATGAAGATCACAGGTCTGTCGGTGAGAACAGTCGCTGAGGCGGTGAATCAGGCCCGTCCTGCCCGTCTCCATATTCTTGAGAAGATGCTGGAAGCGATCGCTGCTCCGCGCGATGTGCTCTCTCCCCATGCACCGCGTCTGCTGAGCTTCCGAATCGATCCTGAGCTGATTGGCACCGTGATCGGTCCCGGCGGTCGCACGATCAAGGGCATCACCGAACGCACCAACACCAAGATCGACATCGAGGACAGCGGCATAGTCACGATCGCCTCCCACGACGGAGCGGCCGCAGAAGAGGCGCAGCGGATCATCGAGGGCTTGACGCGCAAGGTGAACGAGGGCGAACTGTTCACCGGGTCGATCACCCGCATCATTCCGATCGGCGCCTTTGTGGAGATTCTTCCTGGCAAGGAGGGCATGATCCACATTTCGCAGCTCTCGGAAGCGCGCGTCGAGAAGGTCGACGATGTGGTGAAGGTCGGCGATGAGGTCACCGTGCGCGTGCGCGAAATCGACAATCGCGGACGCATCAATCTCACCCTCCGCGGCGTCCCTCAGAACGGCGAGAGTGGTGAGCTTGAGCCGGTACCAACGCCTGTGGCCCCCCTGAACTGA
- the rpsN gene encoding 30S ribosomal protein S14: MAKKSMIARDVKRKKLVERYAAKRAALMKALHAAGDPMERLEIHRKIQALPRNSAPNRVRNRCWATGKPRGVYRDFGLCRNQLRERAHKGELPGVVKSSW, encoded by the coding sequence ATGGCCAAGAAGTCGATGATCGCCCGCGATGTGAAGCGCAAGAAGCTCGTGGAGCGATATGCGGCCAAGCGTGCAGCACTGATGAAGGCCCTGCATGCCGCTGGTGATCCCATGGAACGCCTTGAGATTCACCGCAAGATTCAGGCGCTGCCGCGCAACAGTGCACCCAACCGTGTTCGCAACCGCTGCTGGGCCACCGGCAAACCCCGCGGCGTCTACAGAGACTTCGGGCTCTGCCGGAATCAGCTGAGGGAGAGGGCTCACAAGGGTGAACTTCCCGGCGTGGTGAAGTCCAGCTGGTGA
- a CDS encoding RIP metalloprotease translates to MNVFAAIAVLAFLIVVHEAGHFFAATLQGIRVNGFSIGFGPALIKRQRRGVTYAIRLLPLGGFVSFPDDDEDSAIPADDPDLMRNRPISQRALVISAGVLANLLLALVVLFGQTALVGLPAEPDPGVLIIDVQKGGAADLAGLRPGDKILAIGSEQLGTGQAGVQAMVDEIKAAPGDVLSINRQRGQSEETISLQPLNEGGAGRIGAQLQANVNGRSRPANGPVEVITHTVSEFRQLLQQTLMGYGGLIRDFRGHAGQLSGPVKIVEIGAQLSEQGGSGLVFFMALISINLAVLNAFPVPLLDGGQMFLLMLEGLRGRPVPERWQLAYLQSGFLLIVGLTVVLIVRDTSQLPLVQQLITR, encoded by the coding sequence ATGAACGTGTTCGCGGCTATTGCGGTGCTCGCCTTCCTGATCGTGGTTCATGAAGCCGGGCACTTCTTCGCTGCCACGCTCCAGGGAATCCGTGTGAACGGCTTCTCCATCGGTTTCGGCCCTGCACTGATCAAGCGTCAACGGCGGGGGGTGACGTACGCGATCCGACTGTTACCGCTCGGGGGGTTTGTCTCCTTCCCCGATGACGACGAGGACAGTGCCATTCCTGCCGATGATCCCGATCTGATGCGCAATCGTCCGATTTCCCAGCGGGCGCTTGTGATCTCAGCGGGCGTGCTGGCCAATCTGCTGCTGGCGCTTGTGGTGCTGTTCGGTCAGACCGCGCTTGTGGGATTGCCGGCCGAGCCGGATCCTGGCGTTCTGATTATCGATGTTCAGAAAGGAGGAGCAGCAGACCTGGCCGGCCTCAGGCCCGGCGACAAAATCCTGGCGATTGGAAGCGAACAGCTCGGCACGGGCCAGGCCGGTGTTCAGGCCATGGTTGATGAAATCAAAGCGGCTCCCGGAGACGTTCTCAGCATCAATCGGCAGCGCGGCCAGAGCGAGGAGACCATCAGCCTGCAACCGCTCAATGAGGGAGGGGCTGGACGAATCGGAGCCCAGCTTCAGGCCAATGTGAACGGGCGAAGCCGGCCGGCCAACGGTCCCGTTGAGGTGATCACCCATACCGTCTCGGAATTCCGCCAGCTCCTGCAGCAGACCCTGATGGGTTACGGGGGGCTGATCCGTGATTTCCGAGGCCACGCCGGTCAGTTGAGCGGACCGGTAAAAATTGTTGAGATCGGCGCCCAATTGAGCGAGCAGGGAGGCTCGGGATTGGTGTTTTTCATGGCTCTGATCTCCATCAATCTGGCTGTTCTCAACGCCTTTCCGGTGCCGCTCCTGGATGGCGGACAGATGTTCCTGCTGATGCTCGAGGGACTGCGAGGACGTCCTGTCCCGGAGCGTTGGCAGCTGGCTTACCTGCAGTCGGGCTTTCTGTTGATCGTTGGCCTCACCGTCGTTCTGATCGTGCGGGACACCAGTCAACTTCCCCTGGTACAACAGCTGATCACCCGATAG
- the serS gene encoding serine--tRNA ligase produces MLDQRLVRDNPEAITSALGRRGKAVDLTRLQLIAQQQRDLEETRSALQADGNRIGKEVGKRIQGGADPKGDEVAALRREGNTIKQRVAVLEEEEKQLSNQLRDQLLTYPNLPAEDCPDGKDETNNVELRRWGTPLEKTGLEEHWQIAERLGLFETERSVRIAQSRFVTLMGQGARLERALINFMLDLHTSKGYREVLPPVLVNSASLTGSGQLPKFAEESFRCAEDDLWLTPTAEVPVTSLHRDEIIPVDQLPLRYAAYSPCFRREAGSYGRDTRGLIRLHQFNKVELYWFVHPDQSADAHEQITADAEAVLQALELPYRVLDLCTGDLGFSAQRTYDLEVWLPGAGAYREISSCSVCGDFQARRSSIRTKEGKSTRLVHTLNGSGLAVGRTMAALLETGQQPDGSVRLPQALIPYVGCERLQPQ; encoded by the coding sequence GTGCTCGACCAGCGCCTTGTGCGTGACAACCCTGAAGCGATCACCAGTGCACTGGGACGTCGCGGCAAGGCCGTCGATTTGACACGACTGCAACTGATCGCTCAGCAGCAACGCGATCTCGAGGAGACAAGAAGCGCTCTGCAGGCGGACGGAAACCGCATTGGCAAGGAGGTTGGCAAGCGCATCCAGGGCGGAGCCGATCCCAAGGGTGATGAGGTTGCCGCCTTACGCCGGGAGGGCAACACCATCAAACAACGGGTGGCCGTGCTGGAGGAGGAGGAGAAGCAGCTGTCGAACCAGCTTCGCGACCAGCTGCTCACCTATCCCAACCTTCCCGCTGAGGACTGTCCGGATGGGAAGGACGAAACCAACAACGTCGAGCTCCGTCGCTGGGGAACACCTCTTGAGAAGACGGGACTCGAAGAGCATTGGCAGATCGCAGAACGACTCGGACTGTTTGAGACCGAACGGTCGGTCCGCATCGCCCAGAGCCGCTTCGTCACTCTGATGGGGCAGGGAGCGCGGCTGGAGCGAGCCCTGATCAATTTCATGCTGGATCTGCACACCAGCAAGGGCTATCGCGAAGTCTTGCCGCCGGTGTTAGTCAACTCCGCCAGCCTCACCGGTTCCGGCCAGCTCCCAAAATTTGCCGAGGAAAGCTTTCGCTGTGCTGAAGACGATCTGTGGCTGACGCCGACAGCTGAAGTCCCCGTCACCTCGCTTCATCGCGATGAAATCATTCCGGTCGATCAGCTTCCATTGCGCTACGCCGCCTACAGCCCATGTTTCCGCCGGGAAGCGGGCAGCTATGGCCGCGACACCCGAGGCTTGATTCGTCTGCACCAGTTCAACAAGGTGGAGCTCTACTGGTTTGTTCATCCCGACCAGTCGGCTGACGCCCATGAGCAGATCACCGCTGATGCCGAAGCGGTTCTTCAGGCTCTCGAGCTGCCCTACCGGGTGCTGGATCTCTGCACCGGCGATCTGGGTTTCTCGGCTCAACGCACCTACGACCTTGAAGTCTGGCTGCCGGGTGCTGGGGCCTATCGGGAGATTTCGAGCTGCAGCGTCTGCGGAGACTTCCAGGCGCGACGCTCGTCGATTCGCACCAAGGAAGGGAAAAGCACCCGATTGGTGCACACCTTGAACGGCAGTGGACTGGCCGTCGGGCGCACGATGGCAGCGCTACTGGAAACGGGTCAGCAGCCGGATGGCAGTGTTCGGCTGCCCCAGGCCCTCATTCCCTACGTCGGCTGCGAGCGATTGCAGCCACAATGA
- a CDS encoding AAA family ATPase: MSSVTWTAQLDLLIRSRTPLIWIRSSEESRVETLMLQATKRLQRRLAQWDFIEGLTGVLNADGLGARQPMAVLQWLQQLEESSPTVLLVKDFHRFCDDPGIARMLRNLSTHLRSTPHTLVLCSGSWSPPADLEEAITLLDLPLPEAEDLRQLLNSIAAGSGAPLEPSVLEELTQACSGLSELRVRQVAARALARRGCLGADDLIEVLDEKRQTIARSEVLEFCDSENGTEAIGGLDALKAWLEQRHRAFSEDARRFGLPLPRGVLLVGPQGTGKSLTAKAIAGSWSMPLLRLDVGRLFAGLVGASEARTRETIQRAEAMAPCVLWIDEIDKGFGGDGRSDGGTSQRVLASVLTWMAEKSSPVFVVATANGIERLPPELLRKGRFDEIFLLDLPSGEERRSILDLHLGRRRPGLSLPLDTVVSRSDGFSGAELEQTVIEAMHLAFAERRELMETDLIRAASQLIPLSRTASEQLNMLKQWASEGRARPASIATRNEP, translated from the coding sequence ATGAGCAGCGTCACCTGGACCGCTCAGCTCGATCTGCTGATCCGTTCCCGCACTCCACTGATCTGGATCCGCAGCAGCGAGGAAAGTCGCGTCGAAACCCTGATGTTGCAGGCGACCAAACGCCTGCAGAGACGTCTGGCGCAATGGGACTTCATCGAGGGACTGACCGGCGTTCTCAATGCTGATGGCCTGGGCGCGCGCCAGCCGATGGCCGTGCTGCAGTGGCTCCAGCAGCTGGAGGAGAGCAGCCCCACCGTGCTGCTTGTCAAAGACTTCCACCGGTTCTGCGATGACCCAGGCATCGCCAGGATGCTGCGGAACCTCAGCACCCATCTCCGCAGCACCCCCCACACCCTGGTGCTGTGCAGTGGCAGCTGGAGTCCACCGGCAGACCTCGAGGAAGCCATCACGTTGCTCGATCTGCCGTTACCGGAGGCCGAGGATCTGCGTCAGCTGCTCAACAGCATCGCGGCGGGGAGCGGAGCACCACTGGAGCCCTCCGTTCTGGAGGAGCTCACGCAAGCCTGCAGCGGCCTCAGTGAACTGCGCGTCCGCCAGGTGGCAGCAAGGGCCCTGGCACGCCGTGGATGCCTGGGGGCAGACGATCTGATCGAGGTGCTGGATGAAAAACGCCAGACCATCGCTCGCAGCGAAGTGCTCGAGTTCTGCGACTCTGAAAACGGCACGGAAGCGATCGGAGGCCTCGATGCGCTGAAAGCCTGGCTGGAACAACGGCATCGGGCCTTCTCAGAGGATGCACGCCGTTTCGGATTGCCCCTGCCTCGCGGGGTGCTTCTGGTGGGCCCTCAGGGAACAGGCAAGTCGCTGACGGCCAAGGCGATTGCAGGAAGCTGGTCCATGCCGCTGCTGCGGCTGGACGTTGGTCGTCTCTTCGCTGGATTGGTGGGTGCCAGCGAAGCAAGGACACGGGAGACCATCCAACGCGCAGAAGCGATGGCTCCCTGTGTGCTCTGGATCGATGAGATCGACAAAGGCTTCGGCGGTGACGGTCGCAGCGACGGCGGCACCAGCCAACGGGTCCTGGCCAGCGTGCTCACCTGGATGGCTGAGAAATCATCCCCGGTGTTCGTGGTGGCGACGGCGAATGGAATCGAACGACTGCCACCCGAACTGCTGCGCAAGGGGCGCTTCGACGAAATCTTTCTCCTGGATCTCCCCAGCGGCGAGGAACGCCGCAGCATCCTGGATCTGCATCTCGGACGCCGCCGTCCTGGTTTGTCGCTGCCGCTGGACACCGTCGTGAGCCGCAGCGACGGTTTCTCGGGCGCGGAATTGGAGCAGACGGTGATCGAAGCGATGCACCTGGCCTTCGCCGAGCGACGCGAGCTGATGGAAACCGATCTCATCCGTGCCGCATCACAGCTCATTCCGCTGTCCCGCACGGCAAGTGAACAGCTGAACATGCTCAAGCAATGGGCCTCAGAGGGTCGAGCCAGGCCCGCTTCCATTGCGACACGTAACGAACCCTGA
- a CDS encoding DUF177 domain-containing protein yields the protein MIEGLEPVALQELRALAAPRTWSVEGQLESLKSLTPVRGELTAEHRGNVLSVEGELSTIITLTCDRCLGQFNQQLICQPSELIWLGDAPPSDGQLQESEDISAMEGLVECLDPRGRFDPEQWVFEQLSLQLPVVNHCGSHCPGPPLPRESGGDHTSGGEPSDPRWQALRNFQRR from the coding sequence ATGATCGAGGGCCTGGAGCCTGTTGCCCTTCAGGAACTGAGAGCCCTTGCTGCTCCTCGCACCTGGTCCGTCGAGGGCCAGCTCGAGTCGTTGAAATCCCTCACGCCGGTGAGGGGCGAACTCACCGCTGAACATCGTGGCAACGTCCTCTCCGTTGAGGGAGAGCTCTCCACGATCATCACGCTGACCTGTGATCGATGTCTCGGCCAGTTCAATCAACAGCTCATCTGCCAGCCATCGGAACTGATCTGGCTCGGCGACGCGCCACCCTCCGACGGACAACTTCAGGAATCCGAGGACATCTCGGCGATGGAGGGGCTTGTGGAATGTCTCGATCCACGCGGACGTTTTGACCCAGAGCAATGGGTGTTCGAGCAGCTGAGTCTTCAATTGCCTGTGGTGAACCACTGCGGCAGCCACTGCCCCGGTCCCCCGCTGCCAAGGGAATCCGGCGGCGACCACACCAGCGGCGGCGAACCGAGCGATCCGCGCTGGCAGGCACTGCGGAACTTTCAACGCCGATGA